Proteins encoded in a region of the Teredinibacter purpureus genome:
- a CDS encoding chemotaxis protein CheW, producing MSEGAIAVASEGPEIPCLLVPLLDNILILPTVSVAEMASMHPLTAIDNAPPWLLGYYEWRNIKVPVVSYEGLNGGSVTPLNPQGRMAVLNNTGVDERLAFVAIPTQGIPRMVRIHEKDIVENTSEAVKAYDDMHIKLGLEEFTLPNIAAIEKACLETGILVE from the coding sequence ATGAGTGAAGGTGCTATAGCCGTTGCGTCTGAGGGCCCGGAAATTCCCTGTTTACTGGTTCCGTTGCTCGACAATATATTAATACTGCCAACCGTTAGCGTGGCCGAGATGGCTTCCATGCATCCTCTTACTGCAATCGACAACGCTCCACCTTGGTTGCTCGGTTATTACGAGTGGCGAAATATCAAAGTACCTGTCGTTTCTTACGAAGGTCTTAATGGCGGGTCTGTTACACCGCTTAATCCGCAGGGTCGCATGGCCGTTTTAAATAATACGGGTGTTGATGAGCGCCTTGCTTTTGTGGCTATACCGACACAAGGTATTCCGCGAATGGTGAGAATTCATGAAAAAGATATTGTGGAAAATACTTCAGAAGCGGTTAAAGCATACGATGATATGCATATAAAATTGGGGCTAGAAGAATTTACACTTCCAAATATTGCGGCCATTGAAAAGGCGTGCCTAGAGACTGGTATATTAGTAGAGTAA
- a CDS encoding chemotaxis protein CheB: MAVHALKFGLLAETTAQLDDLTDLVHGSGHDIAETIRASTGCLDNISAVEVWVVRLDLQHDKSVQLMEILETYDVPVIYDDIESYSELGVAERLNRFAEKIQLCAGTGMSNRPVGDAKKAREIWVLAASTGGPEAVGRFLKTLPENLTGVAFLYVQHINPEISPTLQKAIQSNTQWAVYKCDRSQPLLEKSIYVVSPSDQVSIHATGVITPLVGAWEGPYQPSANQVMAKVARNYGKRSGCIIFSGMGDDGSQSCSFMKGSGGVVWVQSPASCTVDSMPASALATGVVTFQGSPEILARQFVYGRHIGATLSLA; this comes from the coding sequence TTGGCAGTCCACGCCCTAAAATTTGGGTTACTAGCGGAAACCACCGCTCAGCTTGACGATTTAACTGATCTTGTTCATGGGTCAGGTCATGATATCGCTGAAACTATTCGGGCCAGTACCGGATGTTTAGATAATATTTCAGCCGTAGAAGTGTGGGTTGTTCGCTTAGATTTGCAGCACGATAAATCAGTACAATTAATGGAAATATTAGAGACGTATGATGTTCCCGTTATATATGACGATATTGAAAGTTATAGCGAGCTAGGGGTAGCCGAACGTCTCAACCGGTTCGCTGAAAAAATTCAATTGTGCGCGGGCACCGGAATGTCCAATAGGCCCGTTGGAGACGCAAAAAAAGCGCGTGAGATATGGGTGTTGGCGGCGTCCACCGGTGGCCCGGAAGCCGTCGGTCGGTTTTTGAAAACATTGCCCGAAAATTTAACGGGCGTTGCCTTTCTCTACGTCCAGCACATCAATCCCGAAATATCACCCACTCTGCAAAAAGCTATTCAAAGTAATACCCAATGGGCGGTATACAAATGTGATCGATCGCAGCCTTTGCTCGAAAAAAGTATTTATGTGGTTTCGCCCAGTGACCAAGTTAGTATTCATGCCACAGGGGTAATCACGCCGTTAGTGGGCGCTTGGGAAGGGCCCTATCAACCTTCTGCAAATCAAGTAATGGCAAAAGTGGCGCGTAATTATGGGAAACGAAGTGGCTGCATCATTTTTTCAGGTATGGGTGATGATGGCTCGCAGAGTTGTAGTTTTATGAAAGGCTCTGGTGGTGTAGTGTGGGTTCAATCCCCAGCAAGCTGTACGGTAGATTCAATGCCAGCATCGGCGCTGGCAACGGGAGTTGTAACGTTCCAAGGTTCGCCAGAAATACTGGCTAGGCAATTCGTATATGGCCGTCATATTGGTGCTACGTTATCATTGGCTTAG
- a CDS encoding Hpt domain-containing protein, with product MGDKRNFAALDWVIGEISETLDDARQALEAFVEDPKDSTRIRFCLTHIHQVHGSLQMVEFHGASLLAEEMEHLAQSLMDHKVTSEPEAQEVLMRALLQLPIYLDHVKTQKEDHPSLVLPLLNDLRAVRNQSYLSETNLFSPNLRIVKELYGTRHPITKDKSKLTQVLKKLREMYQFAAASVLRDIKVDENLNYLDKVFSRMEALTQGTACFPVWEVSAALIEGLLRGDIALSVAVRGLLRHLARELRVLGEKAPGSLDFMPRESLLKNLLYYVAKAESGGKKVNRVKQRYILSEALLDGVSIGEEGEGDSLSAPDPEAIRSVVVALSDEINSIKHVLDLSLSGHGSPEDIKEILPIVKRVADTLAVLGIGDLRKKVNIQAEILEEISQQNSFDEAVILDVAGKIIEIEHRLEAIAKVVGTNRDLANVNEREIEIDQAKITVLKECQHGLEQAKDAIVEYISSKWDKSHLLNVGSLLHNIRGGLEMIPLSRPAAILESCSQYIKERLLNSDENPGWEQLDTLADAIASLEYYLERLLGDMDEEIETLLDVAANSVAQLGYPVSGSGILDEPVEETGSSKPSSFASNIVGDSVVVETAIEASAPTVEVSDVQPQIEQEQPVSTVAEPPISPPEAVVSLDKISLDEEADSDIDDEIIEIFIEEAGEVKDTLDEYFPLWKANHQDQDALVVVRRAFHTLKGSGRMVEAHDIGELAWSIENILNRVIEKAVRNEAAHGHIIELVINVLPELINAFAHKKPNPHKALTEQYRVWATAMAEGNVPAELSSIPEGGDVPLPDLSNKVQQAPVENSVVDEEDSTAATLRDVEALSIDDDDDNLVLWEIFSSEAATHLATMEAFIGKMEAEAPIYSPPSDDFQRALHTLKGSAKMAQVTPIAAMAEPLESFAKELITYQEDINADILQLYRDAVSYTRIALGQIESHESVDIPRLQQFVARTAELRELAVGHLIRLKEMQKDGQQTVDPRLLSIFMAEEMDLLLDAEQLLGDWQASGSSNGHIDLVVRELTTLEAGAHQANLSDMAGVSAQLRTLYEQYKQGQLEANEDFFGIMGAGHNALLDMVDAVAAGQNVVPPSEEITSALASLIHTGSMAPIRHASNDALDESEQRSTAEDHSDDEIVSDDNLPLETEKIVDDTSFDIIPESTEQDIERSVDLVLDDIDTNVEDDADIITEEISLDNVENDELGDTTDAVEQKGFDQEPVADVSEAEIPAPNQTVDADINAASEALTLITSAHIPGLLDSIDTTHEDFDEDILEVFLEEAEELIEELDEAVHAWESDWSNVESPEQIKRVLHTLKGGARLSGMNNLGELTHDYETFLISSDLNDIDDVFFPKMHAFQDQVLSGVRAIQQFMSGDFNRVVVAGVDVETEGSLQNDEIPDTENLSNNAISESVDVEPREAEAAPIARPQTEDSNVVPFAPKPREASEEPSGFKMPSAQTGGGQAALRKPPGPQEVVKVNSDLLEELVNLAGETSISRARIEQQVSDFGHSLDDIDSTIARLQEQLRRLDIETEAQVLFRQEQLAAHEEFDPLEMDRYSQLQQLSRSLIESASDLVDLRMTLTDNIRDTETLLLQQSRINTTLQEGLMRSRMVPFSRLVPRLRRIVRQVAGELGKNVSFELDNIEGELDRSVLERMVPPLEHMLRNAVDHGIEMPDKRLETGKNETGRIVLTLGREGGDVLLRLADDGRGVDLRRVREKAIERGLMANDSELSDFDIMQFILHAGFSTAEQVTQISGRGVGMDVVSSEIKAMGGSVVINSEWGRGTEIVVRLPFTVSVNRALMVEIGLDHYAVPLNTIEGIVRVSPFELEHYYSSEDARFEYAGENYQVRYLGAMLNADVTPKLEGQALPLPVLLVRSAENTMAVQVDNLMGSREVVVKSLGSQFSAVQGLSGATLMGDGSVVVILDPHALVRKEMAKASIIELETAPSVALIDAPEYVTKTVMVVDDSVTVRKVTTRFLEREGFNVITAKDGVDALRVLQDVTPDLMLLDIEMPRMDGFEVAKNIRTSSRWKGIPIIMITSRTGDKHRDRAMELGVNGYMGKPYQEESLLAGINDLLALEKKT from the coding sequence ATGGGAGATAAACGTAATTTTGCCGCGTTAGACTGGGTGATTGGAGAGATCAGTGAAACTCTCGATGACGCACGTCAAGCGCTAGAAGCATTTGTGGAAGACCCAAAGGATTCCACACGCATACGTTTTTGTTTAACCCATATTCACCAGGTGCATGGCAGTTTGCAGATGGTGGAGTTTCATGGTGCCTCGCTTTTAGCGGAGGAGATGGAACACTTAGCGCAATCGCTAATGGACCACAAAGTGACAAGCGAACCCGAAGCACAAGAAGTGCTTATGCGAGCCTTGTTACAGCTCCCTATCTATCTCGATCATGTTAAAACTCAAAAAGAAGATCACCCCAGTTTAGTCTTGCCATTGCTTAATGATTTGCGGGCGGTGCGAAACCAAAGCTATTTGAGTGAGACTAATCTGTTCTCGCCGAACTTGCGCATTGTTAAAGAGCTTTACGGCACGCGCCACCCCATCACCAAAGACAAATCAAAACTCACGCAAGTCCTAAAGAAATTGCGTGAAATGTACCAGTTTGCAGCCGCCAGTGTATTGAGAGACATAAAGGTTGATGAAAACCTTAATTATCTCGATAAGGTTTTTAGTCGCATGGAGGCGCTTACGCAAGGTACTGCTTGCTTTCCTGTATGGGAAGTTTCAGCGGCATTAATTGAAGGTTTGTTGCGTGGTGATATAGCGTTAAGTGTTGCTGTACGAGGGCTACTTCGTCACCTCGCGCGCGAACTGCGGGTATTGGGTGAGAAAGCGCCCGGCTCTTTAGATTTTATGCCGCGCGAAAGTTTACTGAAAAACCTTTTGTATTATGTGGCAAAAGCCGAAAGCGGTGGAAAGAAAGTTAATCGGGTAAAACAGCGATATATTCTTTCCGAAGCCTTATTAGACGGCGTCAGTATTGGTGAAGAAGGTGAGGGCGATTCACTGTCAGCACCAGATCCGGAAGCCATTCGCTCGGTTGTGGTTGCGTTAAGCGATGAAATTAATTCTATTAAACATGTTTTAGACTTATCGCTCTCTGGGCATGGTTCGCCAGAAGACATTAAAGAGATACTGCCAATTGTTAAGCGAGTTGCTGACACATTGGCGGTATTGGGTATTGGTGATTTACGTAAAAAGGTCAATATACAAGCCGAAATTCTTGAAGAAATAAGCCAGCAAAATAGTTTTGATGAAGCCGTGATATTAGATGTTGCGGGTAAAATTATTGAAATAGAACACCGTTTAGAAGCGATCGCAAAAGTTGTTGGAACAAACCGAGATCTTGCAAACGTTAACGAACGAGAAATCGAAATTGACCAAGCGAAGATTACGGTATTAAAAGAATGTCAGCATGGTTTAGAGCAAGCTAAAGACGCTATTGTTGAGTACATTTCATCGAAGTGGGATAAAAGCCATTTATTGAATGTCGGTAGCCTACTGCATAATATCCGTGGCGGTTTGGAGATGATCCCATTGTCGCGTCCTGCGGCAATACTTGAATCTTGTAGCCAATATATTAAAGAGCGGTTGCTTAATAGCGATGAAAACCCAGGCTGGGAGCAGTTAGACACGCTTGCAGATGCCATAGCCAGTTTAGAATATTACCTTGAGCGTTTGCTGGGTGATATGGACGAAGAGATAGAGACGCTCCTAGATGTAGCGGCAAATAGCGTTGCTCAGCTCGGATATCCCGTCAGTGGTAGCGGTATTTTGGATGAACCTGTTGAAGAAACAGGTTCGTCTAAGCCGAGCTCCTTCGCTAGTAATATTGTGGGTGATAGCGTTGTAGTTGAAACGGCAATAGAGGCGTCAGCGCCTACTGTTGAGGTGTCGGACGTACAACCTCAAATTGAGCAAGAGCAACCTGTCTCAACGGTCGCTGAACCTCCCATCAGCCCTCCTGAAGCGGTTGTATCGCTCGATAAAATTAGTTTGGATGAAGAGGCCGACAGTGATATCGACGATGAGATTATTGAAATCTTTATCGAAGAGGCGGGAGAAGTAAAAGACACCCTGGACGAGTACTTCCCTCTTTGGAAAGCTAATCATCAGGATCAAGATGCGCTTGTCGTTGTTCGTCGTGCCTTCCATACCTTGAAGGGTAGTGGTCGAATGGTGGAGGCTCACGATATTGGCGAACTCGCTTGGTCGATTGAAAATATACTGAACCGCGTTATCGAAAAAGCAGTGCGTAACGAAGCCGCACATGGCCATATTATTGAATTGGTCATAAATGTTCTGCCAGAATTAATTAATGCCTTTGCACACAAAAAACCAAATCCTCATAAAGCGCTTACTGAGCAATATAGAGTTTGGGCTACCGCTATGGCGGAAGGTAATGTGCCAGCGGAATTATCCAGCATTCCAGAAGGCGGGGATGTACCGCTTCCAGACTTATCTAATAAGGTTCAACAGGCTCCGGTAGAAAACTCCGTTGTCGATGAAGAAGACAGTACCGCTGCAACCCTGAGAGATGTTGAAGCACTAAGTATTGATGATGACGATGATAATTTGGTTTTATGGGAAATTTTCTCATCAGAGGCTGCGACGCACTTAGCAACAATGGAAGCTTTCATCGGAAAAATGGAAGCAGAAGCGCCAATTTATTCTCCTCCAAGCGATGACTTTCAGCGGGCACTTCACACGCTCAAAGGCAGTGCTAAGATGGCGCAAGTAACGCCAATTGCCGCTATGGCAGAGCCACTAGAATCTTTTGCTAAAGAGTTAATTACCTATCAAGAAGATATCAACGCCGATATTCTTCAGTTATATCGGGATGCTGTAAGTTATACCCGTATTGCTCTCGGTCAAATTGAAAGCCACGAAAGTGTGGACATTCCGCGTCTTCAGCAATTTGTTGCCCGTACGGCTGAGCTACGTGAACTTGCAGTAGGGCATTTGATCCGTTTAAAAGAAATGCAAAAAGATGGTCAGCAAACGGTAGACCCTCGTTTACTTTCTATTTTTATGGCAGAGGAAATGGATCTTCTACTAGATGCAGAGCAGCTTCTTGGCGATTGGCAAGCCAGTGGCAGCAGTAATGGCCATATTGATCTTGTTGTACGCGAGCTTACAACGCTGGAGGCCGGTGCCCACCAAGCGAACCTTAGTGATATGGCGGGTGTAAGCGCTCAGTTACGTACTTTATATGAACAGTATAAGCAGGGCCAATTAGAAGCGAATGAAGATTTCTTTGGCATTATGGGCGCAGGCCATAATGCTTTATTGGATATGGTCGATGCCGTCGCCGCAGGTCAAAATGTAGTACCTCCGTCAGAGGAAATAACGTCGGCATTGGCGTCGTTAATTCATACCGGCTCGATGGCGCCCATTCGTCATGCATCTAACGACGCGTTGGACGAAAGTGAGCAGCGATCGACTGCTGAAGATCATAGCGATGACGAAATTGTTAGTGACGATAATTTACCACTAGAAACTGAAAAAATCGTTGACGATACATCTTTCGATATTATTCCAGAGAGCACAGAGCAAGACATTGAACGCTCTGTTGATTTGGTCTTGGACGATATCGATACTAATGTAGAAGATGATGCCGATATCATCACAGAAGAAATCAGTCTCGATAATGTTGAGAACGACGAACTTGGTGATACTACGGATGCCGTTGAGCAGAAGGGATTCGATCAGGAGCCTGTTGCTGACGTATCCGAAGCCGAGATTCCTGCTCCTAACCAAACTGTAGACGCTGATATTAACGCGGCCTCAGAAGCGCTCACGCTAATTACCTCCGCTCATATCCCTGGGTTACTCGATAGTATCGATACAACCCACGAAGATTTCGATGAAGATATTTTGGAAGTCTTTCTTGAAGAAGCTGAAGAGTTAATCGAAGAACTCGACGAAGCCGTCCACGCTTGGGAATCAGATTGGTCAAACGTTGAAAGCCCAGAACAGATTAAGCGAGTTCTTCATACGCTTAAAGGTGGTGCTCGCTTGTCGGGTATGAACAACCTTGGAGAGTTAACGCATGATTATGAAACCTTTCTAATTAGCTCCGATTTAAATGATATCGATGATGTGTTTTTCCCTAAAATGCACGCCTTTCAGGATCAAGTGCTCAGTGGTGTTCGCGCGATTCAGCAATTCATGTCGGGCGATTTTAATCGTGTTGTTGTAGCAGGCGTAGATGTAGAAACTGAAGGGTCGCTTCAAAATGACGAAATTCCTGATACTGAAAACCTGAGTAATAATGCGATATCTGAGAGCGTAGACGTTGAGCCGAGAGAGGCTGAAGCTGCGCCCATTGCTCGGCCTCAAACTGAAGATTCGAATGTTGTACCGTTTGCGCCAAAGCCACGAGAGGCCAGCGAAGAACCATCGGGCTTTAAAATGCCTTCCGCCCAAACGGGTGGTGGTCAAGCCGCGTTACGAAAGCCCCCTGGGCCGCAAGAAGTTGTAAAAGTTAACTCCGATCTATTGGAAGAGCTTGTTAACTTGGCCGGTGAAACGTCGATAAGTCGTGCTCGAATTGAGCAGCAAGTCAGTGATTTTGGGCATTCACTCGATGATATCGATTCGACGATAGCGCGTTTGCAAGAACAGTTGCGTCGGCTCGATATTGAAACGGAAGCACAGGTATTATTTCGACAAGAACAGTTGGCGGCTCACGAAGAGTTTGACCCTCTTGAAATGGATCGTTACTCCCAGTTACAGCAACTGTCTCGCTCATTAATCGAGTCCGCTTCCGATCTTGTCGATTTACGGATGACGTTAACTGACAATATTCGCGATACAGAAACCTTATTGCTTCAGCAGTCTCGTATTAATACCACGTTGCAAGAAGGCTTAATGCGTTCGCGTATGGTGCCCTTCTCACGTTTGGTACCACGCCTGCGCCGAATCGTTCGTCAAGTGGCGGGCGAACTCGGTAAAAACGTTAGTTTCGAGCTAGACAATATCGAAGGTGAATTGGACCGATCTGTACTAGAGCGAATGGTTCCACCACTAGAGCACATGTTACGAAACGCCGTGGATCACGGTATTGAAATGCCGGATAAACGCCTAGAGACCGGAAAAAATGAAACGGGTCGAATCGTTTTAACTCTTGGTCGAGAAGGTGGCGATGTACTGCTTCGCTTGGCGGATGATGGTCGCGGTGTAGATCTACGTCGAGTGCGAGAAAAAGCGATTGAACGTGGCCTAATGGCTAACGATTCAGAACTTAGTGATTTTGATATTATGCAGTTTATTCTGCATGCTGGTTTCAGTACTGCCGAACAAGTTACGCAAATATCAGGCCGTGGTGTGGGCATGGATGTAGTGTCTTCCGAAATTAAAGCAATGGGTGGTTCTGTTGTTATTAATTCTGAGTGGGGTCGCGGCACCGAAATTGTTGTGCGTTTACCTTTTACCGTATCGGTAAATCGCGCGCTTATGGTTGAAATTGGTTTAGATCACTATGCAGTACCGCTTAATACCATCGAGGGTATTGTACGTGTTAGCCCCTTTGAACTTGAGCATTATTACAGTAGCGAAGATGCGCGATTTGAATACGCTGGCGAGAATTATCAAGTTCGTTATTTAGGTGCAATGCTAAATGCAGACGTAACACCTAAATTAGAAGGGCAAGCCTTACCGCTTCCCGTACTACTGGTGCGCTCTGCTGAAAATACAATGGCAGTGCAAGTCGACAACCTAATGGGTAGCCGTGAAGTTGTTGTAAAAAGCCTCGGTTCTCAATTCAGTGCCGTACAGGGCTTATCGGGTGCAACCTTAATGGGCGACGGTAGTGTGGTCGTTATCTTGGATCCGCATGCGCTTGTACGTAAAGAAATGGCCAAGGCCAGTATTATTGAATTAGAAACCGCGCCTTCCGTGGCCCTTATTGACGCGCCGGAATATGTGACTAAAACGGTCATGGTAGTGGATGACTCTGTAACGGTACGTAAAGTTACGACACGTTTTTTAGAGAGAGAAGGCTTCAACGTTATTACCGCCAAAGACGGTGTAGATGCTTTGCGAGTGCTGCAAGATGTAACCCCCGATCTAATGTTGCTCGATATAGAAATGCCGCGTATGGATGGTTTTGAAGTAGCGAAAAACATTCGCACTTCAAGTCGTTGGAAAGGTATACCTATTATTATGATTACCTCTCGAACGGGTGATAAGCACCGCGATCGTGCGATGGAGCTTGGTGTTAACGGATATATGGGTAAACCGTATCAAGAAGAATCGTTGTTAGCCGGCATTAACGATTTGCTTGCCCTAGAAAAAAAGACCTAA
- a CDS encoding CheR family methyltransferase: protein MRELGQTDYSQYYNRVIDGVSGMMEWSVLIDRLVVKETSFFRHRPSIDYVHSCLKRMIVENTLSESFEVWSVGCSSGEEPYSLSMIVSDTFESAGLDPYYGVTATDISRAALTIARNGIFPQRKVEMMEPAIRQRYFTQQDNGRYLISPELQDRVCFNHANVLNINEMPSMVQDIIFCQNLLIYFRRWLRHEIMNAFVERLKPGGVLVVGLGEVVDWSHPEMSRAPADEVQAYIKKSVDA, encoded by the coding sequence ATGCGTGAGCTGGGTCAAACTGACTATTCGCAGTATTACAATCGTGTTATCGACGGCGTGTCGGGCATGATGGAATGGTCTGTACTTATCGATCGGCTCGTGGTTAAAGAAACTAGTTTCTTTCGTCATCGTCCATCGATTGATTATGTTCACTCTTGCTTGAAGCGAATGATTGTTGAGAACACCTTAAGCGAATCATTTGAAGTGTGGAGCGTTGGGTGTTCTTCAGGAGAAGAGCCTTATTCGCTTTCAATGATTGTTAGTGACACCTTCGAATCTGCGGGTTTAGACCCGTACTACGGAGTAACTGCTACTGATATCAGCCGCGCAGCTTTAACGATAGCGCGCAATGGTATTTTTCCACAGCGTAAAGTTGAAATGATGGAACCAGCGATTAGGCAACGTTATTTTACGCAACAAGATAATGGACGATATTTAATATCACCCGAACTGCAAGATCGCGTGTGTTTTAACCATGCAAATGTGCTCAATATCAATGAAATGCCGAGCATGGTGCAGGACATTATTTTTTGCCAAAACTTGCTGATATATTTTCGACGTTGGTTGCGTCATGAAATTATGAATGCCTTTGTAGAACGTTTGAAGCCGGGCGGCGTATTAGTAGTCGGTCTAGGTGAGGTGGTTGATTGGTCTCATCCAGAAATGTCCCGTGCGCCGGCAGATGAAGTACAAGCCTATATTAAAAAATCGGTGGACGCCTAA
- a CDS encoding methyl-accepting chemotaxis protein, which translates to MKSDSAGLLARTKANPVLASLIAGLIVLTALIGLAIYQLFTNAERDQGYLQNASNLRASSFRLASLSREATSGDESAFSELRDVVVTMEQSWAQLKAADPQTRIVLSKEIAAFDGVWSRVKQGSQVITENEDTIIFLHDVATTLNESLPELQAEHNNIVEILLENSAPADQVSVAQMQSWRAERIGRNVDKMLRGGDDADRAADQFNLDASLFGKVLGGMKSGDVAMSISEVTDAEAISSLDEVTELFEFVSGSVREIFEASPALFKARLATNNILDDGPLVLQSLGALSDRIVELPNNRAWSNNLLIGISAAWLAVLLLIGFSWVRNTNQRAKGTAETNERNQNAILRLLDELADLADGDLTTTATVTEDFTGAIADSINYTIDQLRVLVSRINETSERVVDGSKETQQTALHLAEASEHQAQEIAGASAAVNEMAVTIDQVSANAAESAGVAERSVSIANNGAKVVQNTIHGMDTIREQIQDTSKRIKRLGESSQEIGDIVSLINDIADQTNILALNAAIQASMAGDAGRGFAVVADEVQRLAERSATATKQIEALVKTIQNDTNEAVISMEQTTSEVVRGARLAQDAGVALEEIEAVSASLAELIQNISNAARQQASSAGHISNTMNVIQEITSQTSAGTNATATSIGNLSEMAVELRGSVSGFKLPDELDEHAGDDGYEMDIEADSDLDVATLGDDDVVDLSLDDVLDVDADPTLLHALEEEEKSAGAQI; encoded by the coding sequence ATGAAGAGTGATTCCGCGGGCCTTTTGGCTCGGACAAAAGCCAATCCGGTATTGGCGAGTTTGATTGCAGGGTTAATAGTCTTGACGGCCCTTATTGGTCTGGCTATTTACCAGTTATTTACCAACGCTGAGCGTGATCAAGGCTACTTGCAGAACGCAAGTAACTTGCGTGCGTCTTCGTTTCGTTTGGCTTCGCTGTCTCGAGAGGCGACATCAGGTGATGAGTCTGCTTTTAGTGAGCTGCGCGATGTTGTGGTCACCATGGAGCAATCATGGGCACAATTGAAAGCCGCTGACCCTCAAACACGTATTGTGTTGTCGAAGGAAATTGCTGCATTTGATGGTGTGTGGAGCCGTGTAAAACAGGGCTCGCAGGTGATTACCGAAAATGAAGATACAATTATCTTTCTACATGATGTGGCGACAACCCTGAACGAATCGCTCCCTGAGCTTCAGGCTGAACACAATAATATTGTAGAAATCCTGCTAGAAAATAGCGCGCCGGCGGATCAGGTGTCTGTTGCCCAGATGCAGTCTTGGCGTGCCGAACGTATCGGTCGAAACGTCGATAAAATGCTACGTGGTGGTGATGATGCTGACCGAGCAGCGGATCAGTTTAACCTCGATGCGAGCTTGTTCGGGAAGGTGCTTGGTGGCATGAAATCTGGTGATGTAGCCATGAGCATCTCAGAAGTAACTGATGCCGAAGCCATATCGTCGCTTGATGAAGTGACAGAATTGTTTGAGTTTGTAAGTGGTTCAGTTCGAGAGATTTTCGAAGCCTCTCCGGCACTCTTTAAAGCGCGATTGGCCACTAACAATATCCTTGATGACGGCCCACTTGTTCTCCAGTCACTTGGCGCATTATCGGATCGCATCGTTGAACTACCCAATAACCGAGCTTGGAGTAACAACCTGTTAATTGGGATTAGTGCTGCGTGGTTAGCGGTTCTTCTGCTGATTGGCTTTTCATGGGTTAGAAACACTAATCAGCGAGCGAAAGGTACAGCCGAGACTAACGAAAGAAACCAGAACGCTATTTTACGATTACTAGATGAGCTGGCTGACTTGGCCGATGGTGACTTAACGACCACTGCAACAGTAACCGAGGATTTTACCGGTGCGATTGCCGACTCCATCAACTACACCATTGACCAACTTCGGGTACTTGTTTCGCGCATTAACGAAACGTCCGAGCGCGTTGTGGATGGCTCGAAAGAAACGCAGCAAACCGCGTTGCACCTTGCTGAGGCTTCTGAGCATCAGGCGCAAGAAATTGCCGGTGCATCCGCAGCTGTAAATGAAATGGCGGTTACCATTGACCAAGTATCAGCAAACGCCGCGGAATCAGCCGGTGTTGCTGAGCGGTCGGTATCGATCGCAAATAATGGTGCAAAAGTGGTACAGAATACTATTCATGGTATGGATACTATTCGTGAACAGATTCAAGATACGTCAAAACGAATTAAGCGACTGGGTGAATCTTCCCAGGAAATTGGTGACATTGTATCGTTGATTAATGACATTGCTGACCAAACAAACATTCTTGCACTTAATGCCGCTATTCAGGCATCGATGGCCGGCGATGCGGGTCGAGGCTTCGCCGTTGTAGCGGATGAAGTACAGCGTCTTGCGGAACGTTCTGCAACGGCAACAAAGCAGATTGAGGCGCTGGTTAAAACCATTCAGAACGATACTAACGAAGCCGTTATATCAATGGAGCAAACAACCTCGGAAGTGGTACGAGGAGCTCGCCTAGCACAAGATGCGGGTGTAGCACTTGAAGAGATTGAGGCAGTATCGGCGAGTCTTGCAGAATTGATTCAGAATATCTCGAATGCTGCACGTCAACAGGCTTCATCAGCCGGACACATCTCCAATACGATGAACGTGATTCAGGAAATTACCTCGCAAACATCTGCAGGTACTAATGCTACCGCTACCTCGATTGGTAATCTGTCAGAAATGGCGGTCGAGCTGCGAGGTTCTGTATCGGGCTTTAAGCTTCCTGATGAGCTTGACGAACACGCCGGTGATGACGGTTATGAAATGGATATTGAGGCGGATTCCGACCTTGATGTCGCAACCTTGGGTGACGATGACGTCGTTGACCTTTCACTAGACGATGTACTCGACGTTGACGCCGATCCTACTTTGCTACATGCATTAGAGGAAGAGGAAAAAAGCGCTGGTGCGCAGATCTGA